The following coding sequences lie in one Changpingibacter yushuensis genomic window:
- the dnaN gene encoding DNA polymerase III subunit beta, with product MHEDFEIRKEGSAVKLRVEHDVFTDAVSWVARTIPSRPSLPVLAGIKIEASREGTIALSSYDPDISSYALIEADVDEPGEILVHGRLLSDFAKALPNRAIDMETSGSKLEIVCASSHIAMQSMPLEDYPESPEMPAVTGQVDGATWQEAVSQVVTAASNDDTLPLLVSVCIEIEGSKISLMATDRYRLAVRDLTWQPTDPTVSARILVRASRLSDIAKALGSVGNVEVSIDNSGRAGLIGFSAAGRQNVARLIDGDYPQVRGLFPPEMSGFAVVRRQDLLDALKRARLVVEKNSAVRLSFSEGQVILEAGQGDNAQTSEALEAYLNGEDITMAFNPTFLQEGLSSVSSPFIRVSFTHSTKPAVMTAQDEIDGDDLEDFRLLQMPIRIYGN from the coding sequence ATGCATGAAGATTTTGAAATCCGGAAGGAAGGTTCAGCTGTGAAGCTTCGAGTTGAGCATGATGTGTTTACTGATGCTGTTTCGTGGGTTGCCCGCACAATTCCGTCGCGTCCATCGCTGCCGGTGCTAGCTGGGATCAAGATTGAGGCCTCACGTGAGGGAACCATCGCTCTCAGCTCGTATGATCCAGACATCTCTTCATACGCACTCATCGAAGCCGATGTGGACGAACCTGGTGAGATTCTGGTTCATGGTCGCCTTCTGTCTGACTTCGCCAAAGCTCTACCTAATCGGGCAATCGACATGGAGACTTCAGGCTCAAAGCTTGAGATAGTCTGTGCGTCCTCGCATATTGCAATGCAGTCAATGCCGCTCGAGGATTATCCGGAATCTCCTGAGATGCCAGCGGTGACTGGCCAAGTCGACGGCGCCACATGGCAAGAAGCGGTGTCACAGGTTGTCACGGCGGCATCGAATGATGACACTCTGCCTCTGCTCGTCTCTGTTTGCATTGAGATCGAAGGTTCGAAGATCTCTCTCATGGCCACTGATCGCTACCGCTTAGCAGTGCGTGATCTGACCTGGCAACCAACAGATCCAACTGTTTCAGCGCGCATCCTAGTTCGTGCCTCGCGCCTCTCCGACATTGCGAAAGCACTCGGATCTGTTGGCAACGTTGAAGTATCTATAGATAACTCGGGCCGGGCGGGCCTCATCGGTTTCTCTGCAGCTGGTCGTCAGAATGTTGCACGTCTTATCGATGGCGATTATCCGCAAGTACGCGGCCTCTTCCCACCCGAGATGAGTGGTTTTGCAGTGGTTCGCCGTCAAGACCTCCTCGATGCGCTCAAGCGTGCGCGCCTCGTGGTTGAGAAGAACTCAGCAGTGAGGCTCTCCTTTAGCGAAGGGCAGGTGATTCTCGAGGCCGGGCAAGGTGACAATGCTCAGACAAGTGAAGCACTCGAGGCTTACCTCAACGGTGAGGACATCACGATGGCCTTCAATCCAACCTTCCTTCAGGAAGGGTTGAGTTCTGTCTCTTCGCCGTTCATCCGAGTTTCGTTCACACATTCCACGAAGCCTGCCGTCATGACGGCTCAGGATGAGATCGACGGTGATGATCTTGAGGATTTCCGACTGTTGCAGATGCCGATCCGCATCTACGGAAACTGA